The DNA segment CAGCatataatgaatatttcatacCTTTTGTCTTCATAGGTACATAGTGCAGGAGAGGAAGATTTTGGACAATCAGAAACTACAAGAACGACCTCCCTGTTGTCCAAAAAACATCAATACAaaggtacagtacagtatagtatagtatagtagttATAGTCAATAggatattcatattttatttgtgagaATGAAAATGGTCATAAGCAGTAGTTTCTGCAGCAGTCATATTTCACAGGATGGAGACTTGTTATAATTGTTTGTGTGGTCACTAAATTGCAGACCTCattcacaacaaaaaacacGTTCGCCAAGTACAAACCGTTCTAAATGTGTGAAGAAAAGGGTGTAGTCAGTCAACACTGTGGCATCTGCTGTAACCAGAACACCCACTCAACATTTGCACAATTGTTGTAgaaaggatgtgtgtgtgtgtgtgtgtgtgtgtatttcttgctaaatttaatattttacttactatactgtatgtactaaTGTTATCAATTAACACATGTATACAGGTCAATGAGCAGGTGTGCATTTGTCACTCAGAACAAATTATATGTGCCTTCGTGTATTCAGGTCAATATTCAGTGCAGCTGCATTTCTGTAGTGGCAGACAGTGCATGGAGTTTTTGCTTGACTCTGTTTGTGTCCCTGTGTAGGTGAAGTTGTCCGGGGTGACAGCATGCAGTCAGACAGCAGCGGCTACGCAGACGAAGAATTCAGCCTCTCATCATATGCACATAGCAGATGACAGCCAAGAGCTTCATGTAATGAAAAGATTAAGATAAGTCGTGGATTTGATCACATGTCAACTTTTTTTCCCACCCAAGGAAAGTGGAAAGAGTATTATATTTCTCCTTATCACTCATACTGAATACAGATTATTTAATATCAGTACACTGTTGAAAGGGCTTGCTGGAATACCGCGTGGACCATTCTTTCAATTTCAACTGCAATTCAGCAGGGAAGTCATTATGACAACAGTTAAGTttacaaaaaggtttttattgGAAACGTCAATTTCACATGGAACTCACATTTTCTACAGCCACAACAAAGAAGTCTTTAATTGTATCGATGTCAGCATTGACGTCAGTCGTGTCAGCACCTAAAATTTGCTAAAAACCAGCAGCTAAGTTACTTAATTGAGTGATCACAAAAGAAATATGCAGATCTGACCTTTTCAGAGGATGAGGTTGCATTAAACATGATGTACTGTGTACCAGAGGGAATAGACGTACAGTACATTACAGAAACTCGGTCAGTCTGCATTgtgcaaagaaaataatctttagttTCCTATTTTCAATACTTACTTCAGATGTGTGCAAGGCGGTATTAACCGATATGCAAATACAGGAAAGTATGTGGTAATGAATCTGTATACAAGACACAAGTTTTGTctagtttttgtcatttttttaaatgtctgttgttgcttatgttttattctttattcttttgaCTTGTTATGGTTTTAGTTTTAACAATTTTACtcctgtgaagcactttgttaCTAAATAAACTTTACTCACAAGTATTTGGAGAATATAATGCGGCTCATCAATTTTCAAATATCACCATAGTCACATCGACAGAACAAATCACAGGGTTTAAAttgtaaatgaaacaatatttgGCATTAGGACAACACTGATTTATAATTCATAATGATTTTAATCAGAATACTCACAGAACTTTGTGCTCTTTTACTCTGAACATAAAACTATTTAACGCTGTGATAGTTACACTTTGCGTGTGAGAGTAAATGggattttaaattgaattatgtTCTATTTTAATTATCACAATTAAAAAGATGCACAGTATGAgtcatttctctctgttcatAAATGTGAACACTTCTGATGATTGTGTCTAGAGTTCCAAAATGCAAATTACAAAGACAATTCATATCGTTTTCACTCACCTGAGTCTACTGATCCTTCTATCGATTTCTAGTTTGGGAATACCAAAGAGTAACATCATTAGAAAGCGTTAATTTCTCAAGTTTGAGTTCATCATGTGGAGCAAAGATAACATGGTGAGTTACAGCTGACTTCTAATCTTGAACTGAGTTTCAGCTGACTGAATGTCAAATGTCCAAACATTAAGAGCATCACAGAGACAATTTGAGAATTTAGGGTTCAAATTAATACAAAGCAAAAGCCACATTTTCGATACTCATTCAAGCTCATCCGGCAGTCTTTAAAAGAATTATCCTCCGATATCGATTCAGTCCTTTTCTGTCCATGTTTCAGCACGTCtggaatttttttgttttacgtTCATCCATGTGAACGGGGGTTAAACGTGGCTCCATTAATTGGCAAATCCAGAGTCCAATTTCTACAAACACTCTTTGACTTTTTGGGGCCCTTTGTTGAAATCAGAATTTGTCTGCAGTAGTTTGGTAACTCACTGCAAGAGCACCATTTACCATTTCAGATAAAGACTTTTTAAACATtagattttaagaaaacatgGCTGCATATGGATGCTGagcaaacaaaaactgaaagtactgaaaaaacaaatggaataaaaaaaaatctaataatttGCAAAATGTCTAGGAGAGGGGAGTTTTTGGGCAACTAAATCTTCACTGGCAATAATAAGAAATCGATGTGACCAAAGGAGCTTCAGCGGTTaattcagagacagaaaaagtcTCCAAATTTGAGGTAATTGAAGGTGAAGAACTCTTCACAAAAGTGCCTCCTTCGTCCAAAGTGGAACTCTTTCCCAGGCATTGTATCGTGAGCGAGTTCGAGTCTGTCAGGAGGCAGATGACATCACTTCCCTCCGGCCATGATTTTGAGGtactgcagtgcattgtgggcgGCGTTGGCTCGAGCGGCGTCTATGCTCGGCGCAAAGCCGTGGCACACCGTGATTGGCTGCGTGGAGAGCTCCACTAGACACTGGCACAGGCCGCTCAGACTACGCTCCTCTGAAACGACAAAGAACAAGAATGTTAAAAAAGCAAGACTTTGACTATGAAGCATATCTCCATCTTCACTGCTGCTTTGGAAATGTCTCTGCTAGTTTAAATACATAATTCTTAAAGTAGACAATACACTCCTATACAGCATATTTCAGTGACAGTGGTGCGATGAGGGATTTGACAGTCAGGACTCCTTTTCATACTCCTGTGTACCATAAAATGTGTCAGTGGCTACATGTATGTGTCTAATAACCCAGATAGCAGCAGTACTTCAGTTACGGTCTTTTTCTAttaatatttgaacatttaataCTCTGCAAGGATCAAACATCTAAATTAATGTATTTGTGTGAGTTACCCATTATAAGTTTTAAtgcaaaacagacagacagctcaaTGAATCTGTAACCATCAAATGTGTCTTATTACTCAGTTAAATTAGAATTTAATGATCTATGTTACTTAGATAAATTATATGAAAAAGAGTGTTAATCTCAAACTACAGCACcaatatctaaataaataaatatcaataatTCAAATAGTAAATTCAGCACTGTCTTAGTGCATCACATAAACCTGCCAGCTTAAAAGTTCATCCGTGGTCCATCTGTGAAGTACTGTCCACAGATGGTTCCCCAGCACAAAACCGTGACAATATGCAGCTGCGGGTACTTTCCATGTCTTACGGCAGTAATAGAAACCACACTGCATGTCATTTATTTGTGGTATGCTGCCATTAGAATTTGCCCATAATAACGTGAAAGTGCAGATGGTGTAAGCCAGATGTGAAAGCGGTAGAGGCgtacacaccaaacacaacccTGCACCCTAAAAAGAGTTTATCATACGCACCATCTCATTGATTATATTTACATGCAgctctatttgtgtgtgtagccaCTGATGTCCATTTACTCCGCATCTCTTTTGAAGCTAAACCGGCGCTGTTTGTGAACTCACCGAGATCCAGGTAACTGACGTCGAAGCGCTGCTCCACAGACAGATCGTTCAGCAACGAGCAGAAGTTGGAGTCTGAGGGCATACCCAGAGGGTGGCTGCGGAGCTGGAGGATCTTCTCTCCGGCAGAGTTACGCAGAGAATCCCACGTGCAGCTGAAGCCTTTACTTTTGCCTGACTCAGCTCTGCTCCCCATATGCTGCAGAGATGAAGttaaacaaaaactattttaatctGCCAGCATGATTTATGAGCAAGTAAAGAAAACAGGGTGTCAGGTGCATTTGCATATATCATTCTGCATAACATTTGATAGACAACCGGACAACAGTGATGCAAATACAATTCAAAGGATGGTGTATTGATAaaggtttgtttctgtttgtctctcaccaTGGTGAATGTGTCGTCCTCTGTGTCAGCATCGTTGCTGGTCCTCAGGTCCACTGGGACGTCGTGTATACGCGATAACATCTTAGCTGCTGCATTTCTCTTGGCTAGCTTTTTGGAGGTTCCACTTCCTGGAGAGAAACGGGAGTCATGTTGTGTAACGTGGCACACAGAATGATATTGAGTAATATTTATATCGGCTTTAACCGAGTGAGAGCAACTGTAGCAGCTGTAAACTGTAACTGTAAGCCGTGCCAGAGACATGTCAAAGCTCTTGTCATTTATACGAGTGTAAATACACATGATCTCCAAGGATGAAACATTATGTGTTTACCAATTTCAACAAATCTCTCGACTCTGCAGGTCATGGTGAACTCTTTGCGGTGTGCCGGACCAGACTCCTGGGTGACTGTGTACTCTGGCAGACGCCATCCTTTCTGCACCACCAATTCCTGGCAGAGAAGTACACAGACGAAtgctcagaaaaacaaaaggcagggGACTATAAAGTATGCACAAAAGTGAGAAGGACAGATTGAACAAGACAGCATGTATTAGTAgccaaacagcaaaacaaaaccttaAACTACACAAACTACAGTagttctctgtgtttattcacctGCAGAGCTCCTACAGGGTTACATTCAGACTGCTGAGAACTGCTTGACGTCTTCATCTCTGAATGGGAGCTGCGCGGaaaaatgagataaaacaaacacagaggaaattaAACCACACAGTTTTACAATGTGGCTGTCTATGTATCAGTTTTAACTTcagagccagtgtaaagacacGAAAAAACTAAATGGGAAACTGACCCGTCTCCATCGGTAGACACGTCAACCCCAATAAACCCGTCTACTCCAACACCAACTCCGGCAGGACCTCCGAGGCCTCCCTTGAGCATCTTCAGAGCAGCCTCGGCTGCTTTGTGCTTGGCTGCCTTCTTGCTGGGCCCTTGGCCGGTGCAGCTGATCTCTCCGACGGAGACGCGGAACGTGAAGTTGGGCTGGTGGGCCTGTCCCTCGGCCTTCAGCAGGTCGTACACTGGGGTCTTGCCTATCCGCGTTCCATACTCCTGCAGCAGACTGATGGGCGTCTTTCCGGGATTCACAGCCAGCATTTGCTCaatactgaaagaaaaaaaaaagcccatcaTAAGAAGAACTTTAATTTAACGATAACTATTTCTACATTCTCTCTATTGAATACTATCTTTGCTACACCGAGCTGAGGGCAGCATAGCTTCATCCAAATTACAAAACACTTTCAGGCACCATTAAAATTTTAAACAACTGAGTTTCAAATTGCATTAACCTTGCAAACTTCAAACTTGTTAAACTTGAAACACTACAACAACAGTGTGAACAATATGCAGCTTATTCAGAAACTCAAATTTTAGACAAACACCAATTATAATTTTGCCAAGTATGATAGAatatatttaattcaaacaacTGGAGGATGCCATGATCTGAAATATCTGTGGTCAGACCTGCATGCTCGCACATATACCAGTGCAGTTCATCCCTCCCTTATGATCTAactccatcttttttttatataaacatcTGTTTTGGAGACGTGTTGACTcatctgtattttcatttgtggtGCAACTGAATTGCATTGTGTTatactagatagatagatagatagatagatagatagatagatagatagatagatagatagatattcaTAGATAGATATTCAagcatatttatgtatttgcatgtttaatctatttattttctatttctccattttctttttttgtaaatatgtattacttagaaatgtatgtttggGTTTGAGTAAGATTATTAATTGAATAGTGGAGAAGGGGTAGGTTTAAATAAGCATATGCTTCATCCTACTCCTTTTCGGACATGCTGGGTTCACATTGTTACTTTTTGTATTGActactgttattgttgttttgactattttcattggatttgtttgtttttcagttcactttgttGTTCGAAATAAACTATCTAAGCTAaacagcagcatgcaaacatacattgaacCTGTAGGTGATAGatgcattttattatttgtccaACAGGGCTACACAGTTCCTTATTAATAGCGTTTATTCTCATTGATCATGACAGTGAACTAACGCTGGCTACTCCAGTGACACATCTGTCACCTGATTCAGGAGCTGTCTGATACAAACAACAAGTCGGTACTAAAAAGCAGCCGTGTTGTTGTGCAGGACTCTCTAAGTGTCTCTGAATGAAGGATCTGATCATCATCTGTGCTgcgttagcttagcttcacCTGGAGCACCCGGAGTTTCTCTTCCAGCTGTCCGATGCTGTCTCGTCGTTCATTCCCTATTTCACGCAGATAGAGCCGATCGGTTCCGGATGGTTAATCCCcccaccaaaacaaacacttgcTTTCATTTGCCGGTATTTTTCCCCGGACAgatcagcagcaacaacaacaacaacatgtaaagAAGAGCAGACGAAGCCCACCCCTCTAAGCCAAGTCCTTTTCGGAGCACAGTTATGACGTAAGACTCGAAATCTCATTGGTCCGTTTTTGGAACACCGGAAAACACGGGCGCGGAGTTTTTCGTAACACTATGCACATGgcaaaaagtacaaatacaggTGTTTATGTGCTCAAGCACGGGGGTTTCTCTGTGGAAACAGGTGAACAGACACTTCGTATTAAACACAATGGAGATAAAATGGAGtttgttatggagaaaatgttgttatatgtttctttaaaagtaaaagatgTGCCTCTGAAACGCAGCATGAAGTGTGGCCAAGTAAAGTGTAATGCACTTACCTAGCCAGTACAGTAAAATGAACTTGTTTACCGTAATTGCAGTAGTAAACATGCATAGGTTTTATAATAAGTCAAGTTGGTTCAACAGGAACTGTGTaatgcagtaaaaacaaatcagactTTATGAGTAACAACTCGTCAGTCAACCTGCAATGGATGAAGAAGTACCAGAAAATGGATGTACTCAAGTAAGTGCCAACAGGACATGAGTAAATGTTAGTTGTTTCTACCTCGTTTTCTTCCGTGTgtgagcaagaagctgccgaGGGAGCACATGTTTTGCTTGACAACTTTTATTTCtgactttctgtgtgtgataaTGAGTTATGACTAAAAGGAGCCAGCAGAGAGCGGCAGTCAGTCACTGATCTGCCCGTCTGACGAGGCTCCGTGTCGGGCCTTCGTCGGTGCTCTGGAGCCTTGGTCTGCCTGACACCTGTCATTCACACTGTAGACTAACAGGAGATTTCACTCAGATGGTAGACTTACCAtcttaatatataataaaagatAATGGAGAAAAAGGTTTTGACCCAGACTAACTGTGCTTTGTCAGAAAGATACACTTATccataataaataacaacaaacttcatgcaacttttcaaaacaaaagcacaaggTTCTTTGAATGAGGAAATCAGGATTGAGATAATTCAACACTACaagtaaataaaatcaaataaaagtataaatataacACGATGAAATAAGAATATAAAGTGAAAAAGTTAACAAGATAATAGGCCTGCTGTGTCTAAAAGTgtagaaatgttacatttatatatagCCTAGGCGAGAAAAAGGTGAATTAATTATAGAAAAAGGCTACAGACCAACATCTCTAATTCTGGTGGAGTTACTCGGTTTAGTTTGGAGCCTTTTGCTTTGGTGAATACCCAGAGGAGTTGTGCAGACCCTTTAAAAACCTTTGGACCCACAAGTTCAGAACCTCCTGGCCAACTAATATAGCAGCACTTCCATAAAATATTTCAGTACATTTTCCACCTTTCCATCATTTCCTTTATTTCTGCGGCTCGTCAATTAATCCCACGACGGTTTGCTCGTAAACCCCTGCTGGCCAACGTTGGAAATAGAGCTTGGACTCTGATGGCTTCATTCATTGGCATCAGCGTGTCAGTGTGTGGATAAGCACAATTTGCCAAGTGCAACACAAAGTGAACTGGCCATGACAATGAGTAAAATAAAGTCTCCCATTTGAACTCCCAAACCTACAATCAAAGCAGCATGATTTATCAGTGGCCACCAGAGTAAACCCCTCCTGCTCACTATTCATACTTTCAGCGTTAATGTGCTTTGTTCGCCTGGCCTTCATTTGTCAGTTGGAAGCCCTAATTCATTGA comes from the Larimichthys crocea isolate SSNF chromosome VI, L_crocea_2.0, whole genome shotgun sequence genome and includes:
- the tarbp2 gene encoding RISC-loading complex subunit tarbp2 isoform X1, which produces MNDETASDSWKRNSGCSSIEQMLAVNPGKTPISLLQEYGTRIGKTPVYDLLKAEGQAHQPNFTFRVSVGEISCTGQGPSKKAAKHKAAEAALKMLKGGLGGPAGVGVGVDGFIGVDVSTDGDGSHSEMKTSSSSQQSECNPVGALQELVVQKGWRLPEYTVTQESGPAHRKEFTMTCRVERFVEIGSGTSKKLAKRNAAAKMLSRIHDVPVDLRTSNDADTEDDTFTMHMGSRAESGKSKGFSCTWDSLRNSAGEKILQLRSHPLGMPSDSNFCSLLNDLSVEQRFDVSYLDLEERSLSGLCQCLVELSTQPITVCHGFAPSIDAARANAAHNALQYLKIMAGGK
- the tarbp2 gene encoding RISC-loading complex subunit tarbp2 isoform X2, encoding MLAVNPGKTPISLLQEYGTRIGKTPVYDLLKAEGQAHQPNFTFRVSVGEISCTGQGPSKKAAKHKAAEAALKMLKGGLGGPAGVGVGVDGFIGVDVSTDGDGSHSEMKTSSSSQQSECNPVGALQELVVQKGWRLPEYTVTQESGPAHRKEFTMTCRVERFVEIGSGTSKKLAKRNAAAKMLSRIHDVPVDLRTSNDADTEDDTFTMHMGSRAESGKSKGFSCTWDSLRNSAGEKILQLRSHPLGMPSDSNFCSLLNDLSVEQRFDVSYLDLEERSLSGLCQCLVELSTQPITVCHGFAPSIDAARANAAHNALQYLKIMAGGK